The nucleotide sequence GTACCCCGCTTTCGATTGCCCGCAGAGGTCCGCGACCCGACCCCGCACGCAGCCGCGAGTTCTGATCGGCTGGTCCAGGTTCCACCAGCTAAAGTGCCGAGCCAGAAACTCGTTATAGAGCCCGTCGGGACCTTCCACAATGGTCCCCAGAACTTGATTTCCCGATTCATCGATTTCCGGAACCCACGTGCCCAGTTGCTCGTCTATGTAGTAGGTCGGTATGGTGTCGCCCACCAGGAACGGCGCATTGGTTGATGGATTCATGGTCCCGGGTGGGATTTTCATCCGGACTTTGGCCGGTTGCGCGAGTGAGGAAACAACATTTCCGTCGGTATCTCTAAGCGTAATGTTCCCGAACATCACGCTTGCAAGTTCCACAATCTCGCTCCCCGATCCGTCGGCCTGCCGTCGGAGGATCCGCTTGGGAGATCCCCGGACTCCGCCTCTGATCCCATCGTCGACCGCCATGAAACCGCCGGGGAACGCATCCTGATTTTGCCGTGGATCGCCCACCGTGATTTCGGCCCTCAGCACGCCGCGGATGCCCAGGGATTCGGAAGGATTGGGGATCACGACGCTCAAACTGTTGTCCGGCGCCTTGACCTCAAGAGATCCCATCTCGGGACTGACCTCGAGGTCCTGAACGAACGTGACGGGCCGCAGCTTGAGCTGAATTGAATCGGACGTCGCTCCGATTTCGAGAATCTGCGACTGAGGCGAGTAGCCCTCTTTCTCGGCCCAAATCGAAGCAGGCCCCTTTTCTTCCACGGCCAGAGTAAACAGGCCCAGCCCGTCGGTCATGCCTTCCACTATCCGGGATTCCTGACCGATGGAGTTGATCCTGACGCGGACATTGAAGAGCGGGTCGCCTGACTCCAAGTCAAGAACCTGCCCCACAACCTGGAACACGGACGATGACGGGGACTCCGAAACCGGCACAGACGGCCGAGATTGTCCGAAAGTCTTGCCCTTGCAACCTGTGGATGGGATTGAGATCAGGCCTGAGATCAGCAGACAGAAGAGCGCGGAAATCCCCAAACTACCCACACGCCCCGAGCCTCTGGACATAGGCCAAGTCTGGCCGAGGGCATCTTAATTGTCAATGGGTGCTTCACACCTACCGCCACCAGTGTGATCCACATCACAATTCGATTTTCGGGGAGAGGCACTTGGCCGGAAAACCCCGCTTGGGGCGGGTTTTTTTTCTGAGAACCACAACGAAGCAGGAGGGTATTTGAGTTACTACGCAGAAAAAGGGCAGACCGTCACTCGGATTTGGCGTCGGTTGTGAGTATAATCCCTCCCATGGCGAAGATCATGGTGGCGGAATTCAATCACCTCATTCCGGGGATGATCAAGAAATGTCTCCAGCCGATCGGGCATGAGGTGTATACCGCGTCGCACGGCGAAGCGGCCATCGAGGTGTGGAAACAGTCGCAGCCGGATCTCTTGATGACGGGCATCATGCTTCCGGGCATCGACGGGTACGAACTCATTCGCCAGTGGAAATCCGAAGGAAGTTCCCCCAAGCCGGCCATCATCATCGCAGGCAAGGGAGGCCAGCCCGTGGACACTCAACTCGCCTCCCAGATCGGTGTGGACGCCGTGCTGAACTATCCTTTCAAGTCGACCGACGTGGTGGAGATTGTCGATCGGGTGCTCGAGGAAGCGGCGACGGGATCGCTCACGCCGAATCCGTCGATCACCCCAAGGCCTGCAGCCGTGTCACGTCCCGCCGGCGAACGCGTTCCCACCGGACCCCACCCCGGTGCGCCTCCGAAGGCGCCGGCGCCGGCCACTCCAGCAAGGAGCTTGAAGGAGGAGCTTGTCGGCGAGGGCCTGCTCGATGTCCGCGGCACTCGACCGACTCCATTCCCGATGGGTGGGAGACCTGCGCCGGTGACCCCACGCCCCGCCGCCGCCGCTCCTCTTCGCGGTGGCCGCGCCGCTCCCGCGGCAAGCGCAATTCTGAAATCCGTGCCCGCATCGGTTCCGGCATCTCGCGTCGGAGACCCATCCGCCCAGCTCCGTGACATGCTGAACGCAAAGTTTCAGGAAGTCACCGATGCCATCATCCGGAGCCTTCCGGCCATCGTGGAGAAGATCGTGGACGAGAAGTTGGGCAAGCGGTGAGCACTCAACCCCGCACCCCAAATCGGCTGCCCTCTCCAGCGGTGGGCGGAATCGATCTCCCCAAAGCCTACGAGCCGAAAGATGTGGAGATCCGATGGAGCGAGGTTTGGCTCAGGGAGAATCTGTTCGCTCCAGAGGCGGGATCCCGGGATGGGCAACAACGGCATCCGTTCTGCATGGTGATTCCTCCGCCGAACGTTACGGGGTCCCTGCACATGGGTCACGCTCTCAACAATACGCTTCAAGACATTCTCGCGCGCTGGCATCGGATGAAAGGCGAGGCGGTTTTGTGGCTACCAGGCACGGATCATGCGGGCATCGCCACACAGAACGTGGTCGAGCGCGAACTGGGGAAAGAAGGGAAGAAACGTCACCACCTCGGACGGGAGAAGTTCATCGAGCGAGTGTGGGAATGGAAGGGGAAGTACGGCGACGTCATCGTCAACCAGCTCAAGCGCCTGGGGGCGTCCTGCGATTGGTCGCGCCTCCGATTCACGATGGATGATGGACTTTCGAAAGCGGTCCGCGAGGTGTTTGTGCGCCTCTACAATGGGGGATTGATTTACCGCGGGCTGTACATGATCAACTGGTGCCCCCGGTGCCAGACCGCCCTCAGCGATTTGGAAGTCGAACAAGTGCCTACGAAAGGGCACCTCTGGGAGATTGCGTATCCCTTTTCGGACGGGAGTGGAAGTTTGGTGGTGGCGACGACGCGGCCGGAGACGCTTCTCGGCGACACAGCGGTGGCGGTGCACCCCGAGGATTCGCGCTTCGCAGGTGTCATCGGGAAATCCGTCCGGATTCCGTTCGTGGAGAGGGATGTTCCCGTCATTGCCGAAGAGACTGTCGAGCGGGAATTCGGAACGGGCGCCGTGAAAATCACACCGGCACACGACTTCAAGGATTTTGAGTTGGGCCGCAAGCACAAGCTCGCCGAGATTTCCATCATGGACCCATTTGGAAAGATGTCCTCCGATGCCGGGGAAAACTACAAAGGGCTGGACCGCTTCGAATGCCGAAAGAAGATTCTTGCCGATCTTGGGGAACGGGGGCTGCTCGTATCTGAAAAACCGTACGACTTGATTCTCGGTCACTGCTACCGTTGCCGGACGGTCGTCGAACCGCGCGTTTCGCTTCAGTGGTTTGTGAAAACGAAACCCCTGGCCGACGAGGCGGCGAAGGCGGTGCGCGACGGCCGAATGAAACTCGTTCCCGCCCACTGGGAAAACACCTACTTCGACTGGCTCGACAACATCCGCGACTGGTGCATTTCGCGGCAGATCTGGTGGGGACACCGGGTGCCGGTGTGGTATTGCTTGGATGGGCGAAAGGCGGAAGGCGAAGGGCGAAAAGAGTGTGCGCCCGTTGTGTCGGTTGAAGTTCCAAAGACGTGTCCCTCGTGTGGTGGAACCAATCTGGAGCAGGACACGGATGTGCTGGACACGTGGTTCTCCTCCGCATTGTGGCCGTTCTCCACGCTTGGGTGGCCGAGTGAGACGAAGGACCTCAAGACGTTTTACCCCACCAGCGTGCTGGTTACCGGGTTCGACATTCTTTTCTTCTGGGTGGCTCGCATGATGATGATGGGGCTGAAGTTCATGGGAGACGTCCCGTTCCGCACGGTCTACATCCACGCCCTCGTGCGGGACGCGGAAGGGAAGAAGATGAGCAAGTCGAAGGGCAACGTGATCGATCCGCTGGAGATCATGGACGAGTACGGCACGGACGCCCTTCGCTTTACGCTGGCTTCGATGGTGATGCTGGGGCGCGATGTGAAACTGAACTGGGAGCGGATCGAGGGCTACAAGCACTTCATCAATAAGCTCTGGAACAGCGCGAGATTTGTGCTGCGCAACGCCGGAGGCACGTCGGTGATCCCTCCGAAGACGCAAGAGCTCGGTCCGTACGATCGATGGATTCTGTCGCGTCTTCAGGACGCGATCGGTCGGACGTCGGCGGCCCTCAACGACTATCGATTCAGTGACGCGGCGGACACGATGTACCACTTCGTTTGGAACGACTTCTGCGACTGGTATCTGGAGATGGCCAAACCAGGGCTTCAATCCGAGGGTGGGGCGAGTGACGGTTCTCGCCGGACCATGGTGTGGGTTCTGTCGAACATCCTGAAGCTTCTGCATCCGTTCGTGCCGTTCGTCACCGAAGAAATCTGGAGCCTGGGCAAGTTCTCCGAGGGGAGGCTGTGTTGGGAGGAGTTCCCCCTCGCCCAGCCCTCTTGGATTGACCCAGGACTTGAATCCGAGATTGAAACAGTTCGGCGGGCGATCACGGAGGGGCGGCATCAGCGTTCGACCCTGGGCGTTCCCCAGGACAAGTCTGTGAAAGTGGTTCTGGCGAGCGGTGAGGCGGAGTCGCGAAACGTGTTGGGTCGGCATCGGGACCTTGCCGTTCGATTCATCAAGGCCGATCCACTCGAGATCTCAGCTGAACTTCCTGCCATGGGCAAGGGAGGCGTGGCGATACCGCTGGGTGGTGGAACGACACTCTGCATGGAATGGGAGGGGGGACACGAGAAAGAATTGGCCGAGTTGGAGAAAAAACGCGCCTCCGTGGACGGAGAACTTCGCCGCGTGTCGGACCGTCTGGGTAAGGACGATTTTGTCCGCCGCG is from Nitrospirota bacterium and encodes:
- a CDS encoding response regulator: MAKIMVAEFNHLIPGMIKKCLQPIGHEVYTASHGEAAIEVWKQSQPDLLMTGIMLPGIDGYELIRQWKSEGSSPKPAIIIAGKGGQPVDTQLASQIGVDAVLNYPFKSTDVVEIVDRVLEEAATGSLTPNPSITPRPAAVSRPAGERVPTGPHPGAPPKAPAPATPARSLKEELVGEGLLDVRGTRPTPFPMGGRPAPVTPRPAAAAPLRGGRAAPAASAILKSVPASVPASRVGDPSAQLRDMLNAKFQEVTDAIIRSLPAIVEKIVDEKLGKR
- a CDS encoding valine--tRNA ligase — encoded protein: MGGIDLPKAYEPKDVEIRWSEVWLRENLFAPEAGSRDGQQRHPFCMVIPPPNVTGSLHMGHALNNTLQDILARWHRMKGEAVLWLPGTDHAGIATQNVVERELGKEGKKRHHLGREKFIERVWEWKGKYGDVIVNQLKRLGASCDWSRLRFTMDDGLSKAVREVFVRLYNGGLIYRGLYMINWCPRCQTALSDLEVEQVPTKGHLWEIAYPFSDGSGSLVVATTRPETLLGDTAVAVHPEDSRFAGVIGKSVRIPFVERDVPVIAEETVEREFGTGAVKITPAHDFKDFELGRKHKLAEISIMDPFGKMSSDAGENYKGLDRFECRKKILADLGERGLLVSEKPYDLILGHCYRCRTVVEPRVSLQWFVKTKPLADEAAKAVRDGRMKLVPAHWENTYFDWLDNIRDWCISRQIWWGHRVPVWYCLDGRKAEGEGRKECAPVVSVEVPKTCPSCGGTNLEQDTDVLDTWFSSALWPFSTLGWPSETKDLKTFYPTSVLVTGFDILFFWVARMMMMGLKFMGDVPFRTVYIHALVRDAEGKKMSKSKGNVIDPLEIMDEYGTDALRFTLASMVMLGRDVKLNWERIEGYKHFINKLWNSARFVLRNAGGTSVIPPKTQELGPYDRWILSRLQDAIGRTSAALNDYRFSDAADTMYHFVWNDFCDWYLEMAKPGLQSEGGASDGSRRTMVWVLSNILKLLHPFVPFVTEEIWSLGKFSEGRLCWEEFPLAQPSWIDPGLESEIETVRRAITEGRHQRSTLGVPQDKSVKVVLASGEAESRNVLGRHRDLAVRFIKADPLEISAELPAMGKGGVAIPLGGGTTLCMEWEGGHEKELAELEKKRASVDGELRRVSDRLGKDDFVRRAPAEVVDRARKQKDELARLAEDIDKRLAELRA